The Deinococcus metallilatus genome segment TGGCAGCCATCACCGGACAGCAGTTCCTTGACCGCCTGCGGCAAAATCCGCCCACCCTCTACATCGAGGGGCAGCGGGTGGAAGACCCCACCACGCACCCCGCGACGCGCAACATGGCGCACTCGCTGGCGGGGCTGTACGACCTCCAGAATCAGCCAGAGTTGCGCGAGAAGCTCACCTATGAGGAGAACGGCCAGCGGTACCCGATGAGCCTGCTGGTACCGCGCAGCAAGGAAGATTTGGCGAGGATCGGGGAGGCCCACCGCCTCCGCGCGGACTACTCGCTGGGCTTCCTGGGCCGCGCGCCCGACTACATGAACGCAAACGTGATGGCAGCGGGGGCGGGGGCCGAGTATTTCAACCGGTGCAGCGCGAGCGTGCCGGGCAGCGAGAAACGCGACTTTGCCGCGAACATGCGCCGCTATTACGAGTTCGTGCGTGACAACGACCTCTGCCTCACGCACGCGCTGACCAATCCGCAGGTGAACCGGGCGAAGCAGGCCAGCGAGATGCCCGACCCCTACATCGCGCTCGGCGTGGTGGAGGAACGCGAGGAGGGCATCATCGTGCGGGGCGCGCGCATGATGGCGACGCTGCCGATTGCGGACGAGATTCTGATCTTCCCCTCCACGGTGCTCAAGGAAAACGCCGACAAGAGCCGCTACGCGATGGGCTTCGCCATCCCCACGAACGCGCCCGGCCTGAGCTTCCAGTGCCGCGAGCCGTTCGACGTGGGCCGCGACGTGGAAGACCACCCCCTCGGCAGCCGCTTCGATGAGCAGGACGCCTTCGTGATCTTCGACGACGTGCTGGTGCCCTGGGAGCGTATCTTCCTGCTGTACGACGTGGAACTGGCGAACAAGGCCTATGCCGCGACCGACGCCGTGCTGCACATGGCCTATCAGGTGGTGAATCTCAAGATCGCCAAGACGGAAGCCTTCCTGGGCACCGCGCAGAGCATCGTGAACGCGATTGGCAGCGGCCAGTTCCAGCACGTGCAGAGCAAGGTTTCCGAGATCATCATCATGCTGGAGATCATGAAGGCGCTGGAGGTGGCGGCTGTGGCGGGGGCAGAACTGAATCCGTACGGCGTGATGACTCCGGCACGCGGTCCCCTCGACGCTGCCCGCAACTACTACCCCGGCATGTACGCCCGCCTGCCCGAGCTGCTGCAACTGCTGGGCGCGTCCGGCATCATCATGATGCCCAGCAAGGCCGACCGCGAGGGACCGCTGGGGCCGCAGATCAGCAAGTACCTGCAAGCCGGGAACGCCAGCGCGGAAGACCGCCTGAAACTCTTCCGCCTCGCTTGGGACATGTCGATGAGTTCTTTTGGCGGTCGCCAAAGCCTCTACGAGAAGTTCTTCTTCGGGGACCCAGTGCGGATGCACTCCGCGCTGTACGAGGTCTACGACAAGCAGCCCGCCGTGGAGCGGATTCAGGCGTTCCTGAAGCGCAGCGAGAAACCGCAGGCAGAAGAGGTGACGGCGTGACCGCGCCTGCCAGACCCGACATCATCCGCATCGCCCACGCGGTCTTCACCGTGGCCGATCTGGAGGCCTCGCGCGACTTCTACGTGAATCTGCTGGGCCTGAACGTGCTGCACGAGACGCCCGGCGCACTCTACCTGCGCGGCGTGGAAGACCGCGAGTGGACGCTGAAGCTGGAGCAGGCACCTGAAGCGGGCGTGCGGCATATCGCCTACCGGGTGCGGACGGATGCCTGCCTGGAAGGCCTGGTGGCCCTGGCCGAGCGCGAGGGCCTCCCCTACCGCTGGGAGGAGGAACTGGACCGGCCCAGAATGCTGCGGATGCAGGACCCCTTCGGCGTACCGGTCGCCTTTTTCCGAGAGAGCAAGACGTACCCCTGGCTGCTCCAGGACTACCACCTGCACCGGGGACCGGGCCTGCAACGGGTGGACCACGTGAATGTGATGACGCCGGACGTGAGCGGCATGATGGACTGGTACGGGCGCGAGCTGGGCTTCCGCACCTCCGAATTCACCGAGGACGAGGCGGGGCGCATCTGGGCCGCGTGGGTGCAGCGCCGGGGCGGCGTCCACGACCTCGCCATGACGAACGGCGCCGGGCCGAGGCTGCACCACTGGGCCTACTGGATGCCCGACGCCATGAGCATCATCCGCACCTGCGACATTCTGGCGGGTGCGCGGCAGCCCGAGCGCATCGAGCGGGGGCCGGGGCGGCACGGCATCTCCAACGCCTTTTTCCTGTATATCCGCGACCCGGACGGCCACCGCATCGAGCTGTACACCAGCGACTACATCACTGTGGACCCCGACTTCCAGCCGATCCGCTGGGCGCTCAACGACCCCCGGCGGCAGACGCTGTGGGGAGCCAAGACGCCCCGGAGCTGGTTCGAGGAAGGTTCGTTGATGGAAGCGTTCGGCGGCGGCTGGGTCAAGCCGGTCGAGGGCGAGTTGAAGGGGATTCCGGCCCATGTCATCTGAGCCGTCAGCGGTGGGCGGTCAGCCGTCAGGGAGGCGGGTCATCCCCGAGGACGCCCTCTCCGGCCTGGCGGCCGAGCTGGACGGGGCGGAGGCGAGCGGGGCGCAGCTTCTCCCCTTCTCCGAGCGGTTCCCGGGAATGACCATCGCGGACGCCTACGCGGTACAGCGGGCCTGGGTCGCCCGCAAGACGGGCGCGGGGCGGCGCGTCCTGGGGCACAAGATCGGCCTGACCTCGCGGGCGATGCAGATGGCCTCGCAGATCGACGAGCCGGACTACGGGGCGCTGCTGGACGACATGTTCTTCGAGCCGAACGGGGATATTCCGCTCTCGCGCTTCGTGGCGCCGAAGGTGGAGGTCGAACTGGCCTTTGTCCTGAGGTCGGACCTACGTGGTCCCAGTGTCACCATCTTCGACGTGCTGCGCGCCACCGAGTACGTGACGCCCGCCGCCGAGATCATCGACGCGCGGATTCAGCGGGTGAGCCAGGAAACCGGCCAGCCCCGCCGCGTGACCGACACCATCAGCGACAACGCCGCGAATGCCGGGGTGATCCTGGGCGGGCAGGCGGTGCACCCGGACGAGGTGGATCTGCGCTGGGCGGCGGCCCTCTGCGTCCGCAACGGCGTGATTGAGGAAACCGGCGTGGCGGCGGGCGTGCTGGGGAACCCGGCGACCGGCATCGCCTGGCTCGCCAACCGTCTCGCCCCGCACGGCGAGGGGCTCAAAGCGGGCGAGATCGTGCTGGCGGGGTCGTTTACCCGTCCGGTGGACATCGCTTCGGGTGATGTGTTCACCTTCGATTACGGCCCGCTGGGCACGTTCTCCTGCCGGTTCGCGGGGGTCGCGCGTGGCCGCTGAGACAGTGCCTCCTGAGAATGGCTTCAAGACAGCCCTCACGCAAGGGGACACCCTCTACGGCTTCTGGCTGGCCCTGGCCGACGCCTACAGCGCGGAGGTCTGCGCTGGAGCAGGCTTCGACTGGCTGCTGATCGATGGCGAACACGCTCCCAATGACGTGCGCTCCACTTTGAGCCAGCTTCAGGCCGTCGCGCCGTACCCCTCGGCCCCGGTGGTCCGACCGCCCGTCGGTGACCCGGTCCTGATCAAGCAGCTCCTCGACATCGGCGCGCGCAACCTGCTGGTTCCGATGGTGGAGACGGCGGCGCAGGCGCGCGAGCTGGTCGCCGCCACCCGCTACCCGCCGCGCGGCATCCGGGGTGTCGGGAGTGCGCTGGCCCGCGCGAGCGGCTTCTCACGGGATGCCGAGTATCTGAAGCACGCGGACGAGGACGTCTGCCTGCTCCTTCAGGTCGAGTCGGCCTCGGCCCTTGCCGCGTTGGACGATATCTCCGGGGTGGAGGGTGTGGACGGCGTGTTCATCGGACCGGCCGACCTCGCCGCCTCCTTCGGGCATCTGGGAAACCCGGGGCACCCGGACGTGCAGGCCGCGATCCAGCAGGCCGCCGCCAGGATTCGTGCGGCGGGCAAGGCGGCGGGCATCCTGGCGACGGACGAGGCGGTGGCGCGGACCTATCTGGAGTGGGGTTATACCTTCGTGGCGGTGGGGGTGGACGTGACGCTGCTGGCCCGTGTGACCACCCAACTCGCCGCGCGGTTCAGGGAGTAACCGGAGTTGCTCGTCACGTGACGAGCAGGGCGGTGAGGGGGCGTAGGGCTTCTTTCACGCCGGACGGTAGCCCAGCGCCCAGGCGACCTGATCGGCGGCGTCGCGCAGGCGGCGGGTGAGCTGTTCCTGTTCGCGCAGGCGGGGGGTCGGCAGGCTGAGGCCCAGCGCCCCCAGCACCTCCCCTTCGGCCCCGATCAGCGGCACGGCCAGACCACTGGTGCCTATGGCCCACTCGTCGCGGGTGAGGGCCAGCCGCGCCGCGCGAATGGCGGCGCCCTCCACCTTCCAGGGCGTCCGGAGGGTGGAGGGCGTGTAGCGGGGCGCATCCCCCGGCAGGTCGAGGCCGTGCAGGGCGTACAGCAGCTTGCCGCTGGCGCTGGCATGGGGTGGCAGGACGAACTGCGTCTCCCCGGCCACTGGGGGACCGTCCCGGCCCTGCACCGAGCGGGCGATACACAGGACCTGACTTCCTTGCAGCACGCACAGGAAGGCCAGCAGGTGTGTGCCACGTGCCAGGGCGTTCATCGCGTCGTGGGCGGGCGCATACCAGGGCACGCTGCCGTAGAGGGCACTGGAGAGCTTCAGCAACCGCCACCCCAGGCGGTAGCGCCCCCGCCCGGCCCGCATCAGCAATCCGCTCGCGGTGAGCGTGGAGAGTTGCTCGTGCAACGTGGAGGTCGGCTGGTCCAGGTGGGCGGCCAGAGCGGAGAGGGTCCATTCGGTGTGGTCGGCATCGAAGGCTTCCAGCACACGCACCGCGCTGTCGACCGTCGCCAGGGTCCGGGGCATAGGTTCAGCCTACGCCTTTTCCGGAATAGGCGGAAAACTGTGTTGTGAGGAGGTCGCCGCCGGGGGACGATGGGGGCACTTCAGAGCCCCTCTCCCCCGAAAGGAACCGACCATGACCCAGTCCCTCACCCCCGAGACGGCCCCCGTGATTCGCGCCCCGCGCGGCCCCCAGCGCACCGCCAAAGGCTGGATTCAGGAAGCCGCCAAGCGCATGTTGATGAACAACCTCGACCCCGAGGTGGCCGAGCACCCTGAAACCCTCGTCGTGTACGGCGGGCGTGGGAAGGCCGCCCGGAACTGGGACGCCTTCCACAAGATCGTGGAGACGCTCGACCGCCTGGAGAACGACGAGACGCTGCTGATCCAGTCGGGCAAACCGGTCGCCGTGCTGAAGACGAACGAGTGGGCGCCGCGCGTCCTGCTCGCCAATTCCAATCTCGTGCCGCACTGGGCGAACTGGGAAACCTTCGACAAGCTGGACCAGGCGGGCCTGATGATGTACGGGCAGATGACCGCCGGGAGCTGGATCTACATCGGCTCGCAGGGCATCGTGCAGGGCACCTACGAAACCTTCGCCAGCGCCGGGAAGAAGCACTTCGGCGGCAGCCTGAAGGGAACGATCACCGTCACGGCGGGCCTGGGCGGCATGGGGGGCGCGCAGCCCCTCGCGGTCAAGCTGGCGGGCGGCGTGAGCATCAACATCGAAGTGGACCCCACCCGCATTCAGAAGCGGCTGGACACCCGTTACCTCGATGAAGTGGCGGACAACCTTCAAGACGCCATTCAGCGGGCCGAGAAGTACAAGGCGGAGGGTGTCGCCCGCTCCATCGGCGTGCTGGGGAACGCCGCCGAACTCGTCCCGCAACTGGTCGAGATGAACTGGACGCCCGACCTCGTCACCGACCAGACCAGCGCGCACGATCCGATGTGGGGCTATATCCCGCCCCTGGCCCCCGACGAGGACGCCGACAAGCTGCGGGCCGAGCAGCCGGAGGTGTACCGCGAGCGGGCCTACGCGGCGATGGCGCAGCACGTCCGGGCCATCCTCGAACTCCAGAAGCGCGGCGCCATCGCCTTCGACTACGGCAACAACCTGCGGCAGCGGGCCTTCGAGGCGGGCGTGGAGAACGCCTTCGACTATCCCGGTTTCGTGCCCGCCTTTATCCGCGACTCCTTCTGCGAGGGCCGGGGGCCGTTCCGCTGGGTGGCGCTCAGCGGCGACCCGGAGGACATCCGCGCGACCGACCAGGCCCTCCTCGACCTCTTCCCCGACGACGAACGCCTGCAATCCTGGCTGACCTACGCCGCCGAGCAGATCGCCTTCCAGGGCCTCCCCGCGCGCATCTGCTGGCTGGGCTACAAGGAACGCGACAAAGCCGCCCTGCTGTTCAACGAGATGGTCGCGGACGGCCGCCTCAAGGCCCCCATCGTGATCGGGCGCGACCACCTCGACGCGGGCAGCGTGGCCAGCCCCTACCGCGAGACGGAGGCGATGAAGGACGGCAGCGACGCTGTGAGCGACTGGGCGCTGCTGAACTTCGGCGTGGGCATCGCCAGCGGCGCGGCCTGGATGAGCTTCCACCACGGCGGCGGCGTGGGCCTGGGCTTCAGCCAGCACGCGGGGCTGGTGGCAGTGGCCGACGGCACCCCGGAAGCGGCCCAGCGCCTCGGCCGTTGCCTGACGAACGACCCGGGGATGGGCGTGATCCGCCACGCGGACGCCGGGTACGAACACGCGCTGGACACGGCCCGTGAACGCGGCATCAACCTGCCCAGCCTGGGCATCCGGGACCACCAGTGAGCCAGCCTGCACATCTCCCCTACTCCGGCATCGCCACCTTCGCCCGCGCGCCCATCGCGCCGCCGGAAGGGGACTGGCGGGCGGACGTGGGGGTGCTGGGGATTCCCTTCGACATCGCCCTGGGCTTCCGGCCCGGTGCCCGGTATGCGCCCCGCGCGCTGCGGGAAGCCAGCCTGCGCTACGTTCCCCCCTTCACCGACCTGTCGGGGCGGACGCGGCTGGAGGGCGTGACCTTCGCGGACGCCGGGGACGTGGTGCTGCCCAGCCTGGAACCCGAACTGGCCCGCGAACGCATGACCGCCGCCGCCCGGCATCTGCGCGAACGCTGCCGCGTGCCGGTGTTCCTGGGCGGCGACCACAGCGTGAGTTTCCCGCTGCTGCGCGCCTTTGCGGACGTGCCCGACCTGCATGTGGTGCAACTGGACGCGCACCTGGACTTCACCGACGAGCGGAACGGCACGCGCTTCAGCAACTCCAGCCCTTTCCGGCGGGCGGTGGAGGCGTTGCCCAACCTCGTCCACATCACCACGGTCGGCTTGCGCGGCCTGCGCTTCGACCCGGAGGCGGTGCGGGCGGCCCGGGAGCGCGGTCATACCCTGATCCCCATGCCGGAGGTGACCGCAGACCTGGCTGGCGTTCTGGAAGCACTGCCCAGCGGGAAGAACGTGTACCTCAGCGTGGACGCGGACGCCTTCGACCCGGCCGTGCTGCCCGGGACCAGCAGCCCCGAACCGGACGGGCTGACGTACGCCCAGGCGATGGCCTTGATCCGCGCAGCGGCGCGGCGCAATACGGTCGTCGGCCTCGACCTCGTGGAACTCGCGCCGAACCTCGACCCGAGCGGCCGCAGCGCCTTGATCGGCGCGCGACTGGTCATGGAGACACTGTGCGAGGTCTTCCATGCCTGAGACGCTCTTCACCGGCATCGCGCAACTCATGACGCCCGCCCCCGGCCCCCAGCGCGGCGCGGCGATGCGTGAGCTGACGCTGCTGAAGGACGCGGCGCTGCTCGTCCGTGACGGGGTGATCGCCTGGGTGGGGCCGGGTCAGGACGCGCCACAAACGCCGCGCACCCAGGACCTGGGCGGGGTGGCGGTCGTCCCCGGCCTGATCGACCCGCACACCCACGCGGTCTGGGCCGGGGACCGCCTCGCGGACTTCGAGGCGCGGGTGGAAGGCGTGCCCTACGAGGAGATGCTGGCGCGTGGGGGCGGCATCCGCTCCACCATGCGGGCCACGGCGGCCGCCTCCGTCGAGGAACTGGTGAACCTCGCCCGGCCCCGCCTGGAGGCACTCCTCCAGTCCGGCGCGACCACCATCGAGGTCAAGAGCGGGTACGGCCTGGACTTCGAGGCCGAGGTGCGGATGCTGCGGGCCGTGCGTGAGTTGCAGTCTCTCCTGCCCGCGACGATACGCCCGACCCTGCTGATCCACGTCCCGCCCACCACCGGGCGTGCGGAGTACGTCCAGGCCGTCTGCACCGACCTCATTCCCCGGGCGGCCCGCGAGGAGTTGGCGGTCGCGGTGGACGTGTTCTGCGAGCGCGAGGCCTTCAGCGTGGAGGAAACCCGGGCCATCGTCGCCGCGGCCCGGGCACACGGCCTGCGCGTGAAGCTGCACGCCGACCAGTTCCACGCCCTGGGCGGCACGGAACTGGCCTGCCATCTGGAGGCGCTCAGCGTGGACCACCTCGAAGCCAGTGGCAAGGCGCAGATCGCCGCCCTGGCCGCATCAGACACGGTGGCAACGGTGCTTCCCGGCGTGACGCTGCACCTGGGGCTCCCCGCCGCCCCCGCCCGCCTTCTGGTGGACGCGGGCGCGTGCGTAGCGCTGGGCACCGACCTGAATCCGGGAAGCTCTCCCCTGTTCAGCGCCCAACTCGCGCTGGCCCTCGCCGTGCGTCTGAACGGCCTGACGCCCGCCGAGGCGCTGACCGCCAGCACGGTCAACGCCGCCGCCGCGCTGGGCCTGCGCGACCGGGGAGCGCTCGCCGCGGGCCAGCGGGCGGACTTTCTCGCGCTGCACTCACCCGACTGGCGCGACCTCACCTATACCCTCGGCCTGAACCCCGTCCGCGACGTGTTCGTGGGCGGGCAGAACCTCAAGGAGAATGCACCGTGATTCTGGACCGGCAACTGACGCTTGACGACTTTATTCGCGTGGTGCGCGGCGGCGAGCCGGTGGAGCTTTCGGAGGCGGCGCGGGAACGCATCCTGACCGCGCGGGCGGTCGTCGAGAGGATCGTGGACGGCCCCGAGGCGGTGTACGGCGTGAACACCGGCTTCGGCAAGTTCGCCTCCGTCCGCATCGCCCGTGACGAACTCGCGCGGCTCCAGCACAACCTGATCGTCTCGCACGCCATCGGGGTGGGCGAGCCTCTCCCGGCCGAGGTGGTGCGCGGCATGTTGCTGCTGCGCGCGCAGTCGCTGGCGCTGGGGCACTCCGGCGTGCGGCCCGAGGTGGTGGAACTGCTGCTGGCGCTGCTGAATGCCGGGGCGCATCCGGTCGTGCCCGCGCAGGGCAGCGTGGGCGCCTCGGGGGACCTCGCGCCGCTCGCCCACCTCGCGCTGGCGCTGATCGGGCTGGGTGAGATCGAGTCCGGGGGCGAGGTGCGGCCCGCCGGGGAGGTGCTGGCCGAACTGAACCTCCAGCCCCTCACCCTGGAGGCAAAGGAAGGCCTGGCGCTGATCAACGGCACGCAACTGATGGGCAGCCTGCTGGCCCTCTGCCTGCACGACGCCCGCACGCTGCTGCACACGGCGAACCTGGCCGCCGCCATGACCGTCGAGGCCCTCTCGGGCAGCCACCGGCCCTTCGCGGAGGGCGTGGTGCACCTGCGGCCCCATCCCGGGGCGGTCGAGGTGGCCGCCGAGCTGCGGCACTTCCTGCGCGACTCCGCGATTGCCCCCGCCCACGCCAACTGCGGCAAGGTGCAGGACGCCTACAGCCTGCGCGCGGTGCCGCAGGTCCACGGCGCGACGCTGGACGCGCTGATGCAGGCCGGGCGGGTGCTGAACGTCGAATTTGCCAGCGTGACCGACAACCCGCTGATCTTCCCGGACACCGGCGAGGTGATCTCCGGCGGGAACTTTCACGGGCAACCGCTGGCCCTCACGGCGGACGCGCTGAAGGTCGCCGTGGCGGAACTCGCCAATATCAGCGAGCGGCGCACCGAGCAACTGCTGAACCCGGCGCTGTCCGGCCTGCCGGGTTTCCTGGCGCGCGAGGGGGGCCTGAACAGCGGGTACATGATCGCGCAGTACACCGCCGCCGCCCTCGTCAGCGAGAACAAGGTGCTGGCCCACCCCGCCAGCGTGGATTCCATCCCCACCAGCGCCAATCAGGAAGACCACGTCAGCATGGGCGCGCACGGGGCCAGGCAACTCCGCCAGATCCTCGGCAACGCGCAGAACGTCCTGAGCATCGAGTTGATGTGCGCTGCGCAGGCCCTCGACTTCCAGCCGTTGCGGGCGGGCCGGGGCGTCCAGGCGGCCTACGAGGGTATCCGCCAGATCGTCCCCCCGCTCGACCGTGACCGCTACTACCGCCCCGATCTGCTGGCGCTGCGGGGAGCGGTGGTGAGCGGTGATCTGCTGAGGCTGGCGCGGGACGCCTGAAGGGAACGGCAGAGGGCGAGGCAGGCCGGTGCTGGCTGCCTCGCCCTCTGCTCGTCACGTGACGAGCAACCCCGGGGTGGCGCGTCAGTGGTCCTGTTCCCCGCCCTTCTCGCTTCCGGGCGCGGCTTCCGGCGCGGGCTTCCAGCGGCCCGCCTGCCGGACGCTCTGGGTGAGCAGGTACTCCATCTGGGCGTTCACGCTGCGGAGTTCATCGGCGGCCCAGCGTTCCAGGGCGGCGTACAGTTCGGGGCTGATCCGCAGCGGGTAATTCTTGCGGGGCACGGTCCCTCACCCGGCCTTGCGGGCAGGCACCCGCTTCCCGCAGGGGCGCCTACCGGTCTGGGCACTCAATACAGGCTCCCGGCGTTCAGGACCGGCTGCGTCCCGCGCTCGCTGGTCAGCACGACGAGGAGGTTGCTGACCATCTGCGCCTTGCGTTCCTCGTCGAGCTGCACGATGTCCTGCTCGGAGAGCTGCGTGAGGGCCATCTCGACCATGCCGACCGCGCCCTGCACGATCTGCTGGCGGGCGGCGATGATCGCGCTGGCCTGCTGGCGTTGCAGCATCGCCCCGGCGATCTCCGGCGCGTAGGCGAGGTGTGAGAGGCGGGCTTCCAGCACCTCCACGCCCGCGTGCCGCAGCCGGGTGTCCAGTTCGCGGCCCAGCGCCTCCGCGACCTCGTCGGGATTGCCGCGCAGGGAGAGGCCGCGCCCGTCGTACTCGTCGTAGGGGTACTGCGCGGCGAGGTGGCGCAGGGCCGTCTCGGCCTGGATTTCGACGAACTCCTCGTAATCCTCGACATCGAACACGGCGCGGGCGCTGTCGACCACGCGCCACACGATCACGGCGGCGATCTCGATGGGGTTACCCATCTGGTCGTTCACCTTCAGCCGCTCGGAATTGAAGTTGCGGATACGCAGCGAGACGTTGCGGCGCACGGTAAAGGGGTTGGTCCAGTAGAACCCGTTGCGCCGCTCGGTCCCCACGTACCGCCCGAACAGAGTCAGGACCTTGGCCTGGTTGGGTTGCACGATGAAGAACCCCAGCAGGGCCAGGAAGGCCAGCAGCCCCAGCAGAATGCCCAGCACCGGGCTGAGGCCGCTCACCAGCACCCAGACCGCCGCGGCGACGAGCACCAGCCACAGCAGCACTGCGGGGACGCCGGGCAGCCCGAAGGCCCGCCGTTCCACGCTGGCCACCCCACTGCGCGGCGAGACGCCTCCTTCGGGACCGACGGACGCGGGCGCTTTCTCCAGTTCGTTCATACCAACCTCCAATCAAAGTGATATCACATTGACAACAGGTCGGGGAGGACTCGGGGAGTGCGGTCTTGGGCGGTTCCGTTTGAACGCCTGCCCACACTCTAAAGTGCGCGCATGATCGTCGCTTTCGTGAACCCGGCGGGGGTGCTGACGCCCGCTGGCCCGGCAGAGGACCTGCACCCCGCCCAGGTGGCCCTCGCCGCGCTGCTGGCTTCTGCCGAACTGATTCCCGTGACCGCGCTGGACGAGGAGGAGCTGCTGGAGGTGCCCGCCGCCTTCACCTCCTGGCAGGTGCTGCGGCACGGCGCCGTCATCCTGAACCCGGACGGCGAGGAGGACCCGGCCTGGCACCGGCTGGTCCGGGAAACCCTGCGCGAGCGTGAGCAGGCCCTCCGGCTGGCCTTCCAGGCCGCCCAGCATATCGGCTGGCTCGGACAACTGGGCACCGAGGCCGAGCTGCACGAGCGGCAGGGCCTCCCCCTGCTGGTCACCCTGCATCACCCCCACGGCGTCCAGTACGCGCTGGACGCGGCCGCCCGCGAGTGGCGCACCTGGCTGGAGGAAGGTCCCTTCCGGGGCGAACTGCGGCTGATCGAGGGCCAGGACCGCCTTACCCTGCTGCCGCGCGAGGTCAATCCGGAGAGCGCCGTGAATTACGTCCTGAGCCAGCTTGAAGGGACCGCCCTGCTGACCCTGGGCGTGAGCGCCTGGGCCTCGGACGCCGCCTTTCTCGCCCTGTGCGACTACGCCGTGACACCAGGCGAGGGGCCGGTCCTGCGCGCCGCCCTGACCACCCTGGACCGCGCCGAAGAGGAAGAGGCGGAGTGACAGCGGCCCTGAGTCTCCCCGGGAGGTCCGGGTCAACGCGGGTCGGGTTGCGAACGCTGTACGCGAACGTGTACCTGCTGGACACGCCCGCTGGGCGGCTGCTGGTGGACGCCGGGGCCTTGCCTTACGCCGCCCACTTCGCGCGACTGGTGCGAGGCTTTCAGCCGGACGCGCTGCTCCTGACCCATCATCACGTTGACCACGCGGGCGGGGCGTTCGTCGCCGCGCGGCTGGGCGTGCCAGTCCTCGCGCATCCGCTGGAGCATCCGTTCCTGACTGGTGAGGACCACCGCCTCCCCTACCCGGCGGGTCAGCCGCGACTGGGAGAAATGATCTCCCGCCTGCACCCCAAGGTTTCCCCAGGTGGCCTCCACGCAATCCACCCGGGCGAGCAGGTCCACGGCTGGGAGGTCGTTCCTCTCCCCGGCCACACGTCCGGGCAGGTCGGGCTGCTGCGGGACGGCGTGCTGATCGCCGGGGACGCGCTGGTCGGCGGACGGGAGGGGGCCCACCTCCCCCGCGCGGCTTATAACGAGGACCAGGCGGCAGCCGTCCAGACCTTACAGGCCCTGGCTGGCCTGGACCTGCGGGCGGTTTTGCCCGGACACGGGGGACCACTGACCCCTGAACAGGTCCGGCGCAGGGCACGGCGCAACCCGTCTACACCGTGACAAAAGCTTGCTCGTCACGTGACGAGCAAGCCCGCTCAGGCCGGACCGAGCAAGTCCCCGATCTGTTGCAGCAGCCGTTCCACCTTGCGGCGGCGGGCGGCGTCCAGTCCGGCCAGCGTCCGGCGGTCGGTCAGGCGGCGGGCGACTGCTTGCAGGGGATCGCTGCTCACCGGGCGCGGGGGAGTCACCTGTTCCCGCAGCATCTGCACGGTGGCACCCTCGGCGGCAGCCTGGAGCAGCCGGGCGCGTTCCCCTTCATCCGAAACTCGCCCGATGATCAGCGCCTTGCGATAGTCCAGACCGGAACGGACGGCCGCCTGCACGTCCTCCGGCAGATTCAGCACCGCTGCCCGGTTCTTCACGAAACTGCGCCACGTCTCGCGGCCCAGCGCGCCAAACATGGCATCCAGACGGGCGACCGCCTCCGGGTCCTCCTCGGGGTGACGGTCCAGCGCAAACAGGCGGGCGACGGCTTCCCCGGCCGGGACGCCCAGGGTCGAGGCGGCAACCTGGAGGCGGGCGCGCACCTCCTCCACGACGTTCAGGTCCTCACGTTGCAGATTCTCGACCGCAGCGGCGAGTTGCGCCTGCGCGTTGGTCAGGTCGCGCAGAAGCACGGGCACCTCGGTCAGACCGGCCAGTTGTGCGGCCCGCCAGCGGCGCTCGCCCGCCACGATCTCATACCGCCCCTTCTCCAGCGGGCGCACCAGCAGCGGCTGGAGGATGCCCTGCTCGCGGATGCTGCGGGCCAGTTCCTCCAGCCCTTCGGGTGCGAAGTGG includes the following:
- a CDS encoding arginase family protein, translated to MSQPAHLPYSGIATFARAPIAPPEGDWRADVGVLGIPFDIALGFRPGARYAPRALREASLRYVPPFTDLSGRTRLEGVTFADAGDVVLPSLEPELARERMTAAARHLRERCRVPVFLGGDHSVSFPLLRAFADVPDLHVVQLDAHLDFTDERNGTRFSNSSPFRRAVEALPNLVHITTVGLRGLRFDPEAVRAARERGHTLIPMPEVTADLAGVLEALPSGKNVYLSVDADAFDPAVLPGTSSPEPDGLTYAQAMALIRAAARRNTVVGLDLVELAPNLDPSGRSALIGARLVMETLCEVFHA
- the hutI gene encoding imidazolonepropionase — its product is MPETLFTGIAQLMTPAPGPQRGAAMRELTLLKDAALLVRDGVIAWVGPGQDAPQTPRTQDLGGVAVVPGLIDPHTHAVWAGDRLADFEARVEGVPYEEMLARGGGIRSTMRATAAASVEELVNLARPRLEALLQSGATTIEVKSGYGLDFEAEVRMLRAVRELQSLLPATIRPTLLIHVPPTTGRAEYVQAVCTDLIPRAAREELAVAVDVFCEREAFSVEETRAIVAAARAHGLRVKLHADQFHALGGTELACHLEALSVDHLEASGKAQIAALAASDTVATVLPGVTLHLGLPAAPARLLVDAGACVALGTDLNPGSSPLFSAQLALALAVRLNGLTPAEALTASTVNAAAALGLRDRGALAAGQRADFLALHSPDWRDLTYTLGLNPVRDVFVGGQNLKENAP
- the hutH gene encoding histidine ammonia-lyase — protein: MILDRQLTLDDFIRVVRGGEPVELSEAARERILTARAVVERIVDGPEAVYGVNTGFGKFASVRIARDELARLQHNLIVSHAIGVGEPLPAEVVRGMLLLRAQSLALGHSGVRPEVVELLLALLNAGAHPVVPAQGSVGASGDLAPLAHLALALIGLGEIESGGEVRPAGEVLAELNLQPLTLEAKEGLALINGTQLMGSLLALCLHDARTLLHTANLAAAMTVEALSGSHRPFAEGVVHLRPHPGAVEVAAELRHFLRDSAIAPAHANCGKVQDAYSLRAVPQVHGATLDALMQAGRVLNVEFASVTDNPLIFPDTGEVISGGNFHGQPLALTADALKVAVAELANISERRTEQLLNPALSGLPGFLAREGGLNSGYMIAQYTAAALVSENKVLAHPASVDSIPTSANQEDHVSMGAHGARQLRQILGNAQNVLSIELMCAAQALDFQPLRAGRGVQAAYEGIRQIVPPLDRDRYYRPDLLALRGAVVSGDLLRLARDA
- a CDS encoding ribbon-helix-helix domain-containing protein codes for the protein MPRKNYPLRISPELYAALERWAADELRSVNAQMEYLLTQSVRQAGRWKPAPEAAPGSEKGGEQDH
- a CDS encoding SPFH domain-containing protein; this encodes MNELEKAPASVGPEGGVSPRSGVASVERRAFGLPGVPAVLLWLVLVAAAVWVLVSGLSPVLGILLGLLAFLALLGFFIVQPNQAKVLTLFGRYVGTERRNGFYWTNPFTVRRNVSLRIRNFNSERLKVNDQMGNPIEIAAVIVWRVVDSARAVFDVEDYEEFVEIQAETALRHLAAQYPYDEYDGRGLSLRGNPDEVAEALGRELDTRLRHAGVEVLEARLSHLAYAPEIAGAMLQRQQASAIIAARQQIVQGAVGMVEMALTQLSEQDIVQLDEERKAQMVSNLLVVLTSERGTQPVLNAGSLY
- a CDS encoding MBL fold metallo-hydrolase, with the protein product MRTLYANVYLLDTPAGRLLVDAGALPYAAHFARLVRGFQPDALLLTHHHVDHAGGAFVAARLGVPVLAHPLEHPFLTGEDHRLPYPAGQPRLGEMISRLHPKVSPGGLHAIHPGEQVHGWEVVPLPGHTSGQVGLLRDGVLIAGDALVGGREGAHLPRAAYNEDQAAAVQTLQALAGLDLRAVLPGHGGPLTPEQVRRRARRNPSTP